From Drosophila suzukii chromosome 2R, CBGP_Dsuzu_IsoJpt1.0, whole genome shotgun sequence, a single genomic window includes:
- the casp gene encoding FAS-associated factor 1 isoform X2: MSENKEDTLASFQNITGIDDVGEAFSHLEAADWNLMEALSRVMPHDDAPLAHVHPHPHPIQQSEPPARHPVESTNGFRPPGYDELPGTSNASGFFAAALQNQNQNINLNQPHLQQRFPTQLTSSINLDPASSQNNNQNVIAFNIHFNQQLYQIRLPSEATVEQLKRKIFEKTSVPMCRQAINGWPPSKASDAQQLGTRICNLDLAAENELILVDLTDDGFMDTEQDEVTQRVDKTFTLLIQFESDSPLTLSMPGRTTMQELKMNVSDIKSIPVRHQEWTGWPNGCNNDTTLAQSGIELSHRFAVRSTARPAQNSNQHNAFDVVTVDSESSADEFEDATDFNNAEYIFTDSPPAQPLNRHLIPNNTDDETSGSTQFVENYKARYGEPCPDFFVGSLESAKQLACLRSAKERKLLAIYLHHGKSILINVFCDQLMKHESIIQTFKEKFVLYGWDMTYESNKDMFLSSLTACISSNASLTARNIKLDKLPAIMLVGKSRQLGSNCEVLSVIHGNIGLDDLLTRLIETCEMFEEQLQVEIRQEDERAARDQVKAEQDMAYQETLEADMAKDAAKRQKEAAQLAERKRMESERAEEDARRESIRLVAQQSLPQEPSEQEAGTSKIRVRKPTGDFLERRFFTNNNLQDLLNFVTANGFLIEEYKLISSWPRRDLTAIESSQTLETLKLYPQETVILEER, from the exons ATGTCGGAGAACAAGGAAGACACCCTGGCCAGTTTTCAG AACATCACGGGCATTGACGACGTGGGCGAGGCCTTCTCCCACCTGGAGGCCGCCGACTGGAACCTGATG GAGGCCCTGAGTCGGGTGATGCCGCACGACGATGCTCCGCTGGCCCATgtccatccccatccccatcccatCCAGCAGTCGGAGCCGCCAGCGCGTCATCCGGTGGAGAGCACCAACGGCTTCCGTCCGCCTGGCTACGATGAGCTGCCCGGGACATCGAACGCATCGGGATTCTTCGCGGCCGCCCTGCAGAACCAAAACCAGAACATCAATCTCAACCAGCCGCACCTCCAGCAGAGATTTCCCA CCCAGCTGACGTCCAGCATTAACCTGGACCCCGCGTCCAGCCAGAACAACAACCAGAACGTGATCGCCTTCAACATCCACTTCAACCAGCAGCTCTACCAGATCCGCTTGCCCTCGGAGGCCACTGTTG AGCAACTAAAACGCAAAATCTTCGAGAAGACTAGTGTGCCGATGTGCAGGCAAGCCATCAACGGATGGCCGCCCTCTAAGGCCAGCGATGCCCAGCAACTGGGCACTCGAATCTGCAACCTCGATCTCGCGGCGGAAAATGAGCTGATCCTAGTGGACCTCACCGACGACGGCTTTATGGACACCGAACA GGACGAAGTGACACAAAGGGTGGACAAGACCTTCACCCTCCTCATTCAATTCGAGTCGGACAGCCCACTAACACTCAGCATGCCTGGACGCACAACCATGCAGGAGCTGAAGATGAACGTGAGCGACATCAAGAGCATACCAGTGCGCCACCAGGAGTGGACTGGCTGGCCAAATGGTTGCAACAACGACACCACTCTGGCG CAATCTGGTATAGAGCTGTCGCACAGATTCGCCGTGCGAAGCACAGCACGTCCGGCTCAGAATTCCAACCAGCACAATGCATTCGATGTTGTGACCGTGGACAGCGAAAGTTCGGCTGATGAATTTGAGGACGCCACGGACTTTAATAACGCCGAGTACATATTCACCGACTCGCCACCTGCTCAGCCACTTAACAGACATTTAA TACCAAACAATACGGACGATGAGACCAGTGGCTCCACGCAGTTTGTAGAAAACTATAAAGCTCGTTATGGCGAGCCATGTCCAGACTTCTTTGtgggcagcctggagagcgcCAAGCAGCTGGCCTGCCTCAGATCCGCCAAGGAG CGCAAGCTATTGGCCATTTACTTGCATCACGGCAAGAGCATTCTCATCAACGTTTTCTGTGATCAACTAATGAAGCACGAGAGCATAATCCAAACATTCAAGGAGAAGTTCGTTCTGTATGGCTGGGATATGACCTACGAAAGCAACAAGGACAT GTTTCTCTCTTCGCTGACGGCCTGCATCAGCAGCAACGCTTCCCTGACGGCCAGGAACATCAAGCTGGACAAGCTGCCGGCCATCATGCTGGTGGGAAAGAGCCGTCAGTTGGGCAGCAACTGTGAGGTTCTATCTGTGATTCACG GGAACATTGGTCTGGATGATTTGCTGACAAGGCTCATAGAAACCTGCGAAATGTTCGAGGAGCAGCTGCAGGTGGAAATACGGCAGGAGGACGAACGAGCGGCCCGTGATCAGGTGAAGGCCGAGCAGGACATGGCCTACCAGGAAACCCTGGAAGCCGACATGGCCAAGGATGCGGCTAAACGCCAGAAGGAGGCCGCCCAGTTGGCCGAGCGCAAACGCATGGAGTCGGAGCGCGCAGAGGAAGACGCTAGACGCGAGTCCATTAGATTAGTT GCTCAACAATCCCTACCTCAGGAGCCGTCCGAGCAGGAGGCGGGCACTTCCAAGATCCGCGTTCGCAAACCCACTGGCGATTTCCTGGAGCGTCGCTTCTTTACCAACAACAACCTGCAG GATCTGCTCAACTTTGTGACGGCCAATGGTTTCCTCATCGAGGAGTACAAACTGATCAGCAGCTGGCCACGTCGCGATCTCACGGCCATCGAGAGTAGCCAAACACTGGAGACGCTCAAGCTCTATCCGCAGGAAACGGTCATCCTGGAGGAGCGATGA
- the casp gene encoding FAS-associated factor 1 isoform X1, whose amino-acid sequence MSENKEDTLASFQNITGIDDVGEAFSHLEAADWNLMEALSRVMPHDDAPLAHVHPHPHPIQQSEPPARHPVESTNGFRPPGYDELPGTSNASGFFAAALQNQNQNINLNQPHLQQRFPTSQLLAQLTSSINLDPASSQNNNQNVIAFNIHFNQQLYQIRLPSEATVEQLKRKIFEKTSVPMCRQAINGWPPSKASDAQQLGTRICNLDLAAENELILVDLTDDGFMDTEQDEVTQRVDKTFTLLIQFESDSPLTLSMPGRTTMQELKMNVSDIKSIPVRHQEWTGWPNGCNNDTTLAQSGIELSHRFAVRSTARPAQNSNQHNAFDVVTVDSESSADEFEDATDFNNAEYIFTDSPPAQPLNRHLIPNNTDDETSGSTQFVENYKARYGEPCPDFFVGSLESAKQLACLRSAKERKLLAIYLHHGKSILINVFCDQLMKHESIIQTFKEKFVLYGWDMTYESNKDMFLSSLTACISSNASLTARNIKLDKLPAIMLVGKSRQLGSNCEVLSVIHGNIGLDDLLTRLIETCEMFEEQLQVEIRQEDERAARDQVKAEQDMAYQETLEADMAKDAAKRQKEAAQLAERKRMESERAEEDARRESIRLVAQQSLPQEPSEQEAGTSKIRVRKPTGDFLERRFFTNNNLQDLLNFVTANGFLIEEYKLISSWPRRDLTAIESSQTLETLKLYPQETVILEER is encoded by the exons ATGTCGGAGAACAAGGAAGACACCCTGGCCAGTTTTCAG AACATCACGGGCATTGACGACGTGGGCGAGGCCTTCTCCCACCTGGAGGCCGCCGACTGGAACCTGATG GAGGCCCTGAGTCGGGTGATGCCGCACGACGATGCTCCGCTGGCCCATgtccatccccatccccatcccatCCAGCAGTCGGAGCCGCCAGCGCGTCATCCGGTGGAGAGCACCAACGGCTTCCGTCCGCCTGGCTACGATGAGCTGCCCGGGACATCGAACGCATCGGGATTCTTCGCGGCCGCCCTGCAGAACCAAAACCAGAACATCAATCTCAACCAGCCGCACCTCCAGCAGAGATTTCCCA CGTCACAATTGCTAGCCCAGCTGACGTCCAGCATTAACCTGGACCCCGCGTCCAGCCAGAACAACAACCAGAACGTGATCGCCTTCAACATCCACTTCAACCAGCAGCTCTACCAGATCCGCTTGCCCTCGGAGGCCACTGTTG AGCAACTAAAACGCAAAATCTTCGAGAAGACTAGTGTGCCGATGTGCAGGCAAGCCATCAACGGATGGCCGCCCTCTAAGGCCAGCGATGCCCAGCAACTGGGCACTCGAATCTGCAACCTCGATCTCGCGGCGGAAAATGAGCTGATCCTAGTGGACCTCACCGACGACGGCTTTATGGACACCGAACA GGACGAAGTGACACAAAGGGTGGACAAGACCTTCACCCTCCTCATTCAATTCGAGTCGGACAGCCCACTAACACTCAGCATGCCTGGACGCACAACCATGCAGGAGCTGAAGATGAACGTGAGCGACATCAAGAGCATACCAGTGCGCCACCAGGAGTGGACTGGCTGGCCAAATGGTTGCAACAACGACACCACTCTGGCG CAATCTGGTATAGAGCTGTCGCACAGATTCGCCGTGCGAAGCACAGCACGTCCGGCTCAGAATTCCAACCAGCACAATGCATTCGATGTTGTGACCGTGGACAGCGAAAGTTCGGCTGATGAATTTGAGGACGCCACGGACTTTAATAACGCCGAGTACATATTCACCGACTCGCCACCTGCTCAGCCACTTAACAGACATTTAA TACCAAACAATACGGACGATGAGACCAGTGGCTCCACGCAGTTTGTAGAAAACTATAAAGCTCGTTATGGCGAGCCATGTCCAGACTTCTTTGtgggcagcctggagagcgcCAAGCAGCTGGCCTGCCTCAGATCCGCCAAGGAG CGCAAGCTATTGGCCATTTACTTGCATCACGGCAAGAGCATTCTCATCAACGTTTTCTGTGATCAACTAATGAAGCACGAGAGCATAATCCAAACATTCAAGGAGAAGTTCGTTCTGTATGGCTGGGATATGACCTACGAAAGCAACAAGGACAT GTTTCTCTCTTCGCTGACGGCCTGCATCAGCAGCAACGCTTCCCTGACGGCCAGGAACATCAAGCTGGACAAGCTGCCGGCCATCATGCTGGTGGGAAAGAGCCGTCAGTTGGGCAGCAACTGTGAGGTTCTATCTGTGATTCACG GGAACATTGGTCTGGATGATTTGCTGACAAGGCTCATAGAAACCTGCGAAATGTTCGAGGAGCAGCTGCAGGTGGAAATACGGCAGGAGGACGAACGAGCGGCCCGTGATCAGGTGAAGGCCGAGCAGGACATGGCCTACCAGGAAACCCTGGAAGCCGACATGGCCAAGGATGCGGCTAAACGCCAGAAGGAGGCCGCCCAGTTGGCCGAGCGCAAACGCATGGAGTCGGAGCGCGCAGAGGAAGACGCTAGACGCGAGTCCATTAGATTAGTT GCTCAACAATCCCTACCTCAGGAGCCGTCCGAGCAGGAGGCGGGCACTTCCAAGATCCGCGTTCGCAAACCCACTGGCGATTTCCTGGAGCGTCGCTTCTTTACCAACAACAACCTGCAG GATCTGCTCAACTTTGTGACGGCCAATGGTTTCCTCATCGAGGAGTACAAACTGATCAGCAGCTGGCCACGTCGCGATCTCACGGCCATCGAGAGTAGCCAAACACTGGAGACGCTCAAGCTCTATCCGCAGGAAACGGTCATCCTGGAGGAGCGATGA